In Patescibacteria group bacterium, a single genomic region encodes these proteins:
- a CDS encoding phenylalanine--tRNA ligase subunit beta: QVKEFQELPIYPSVTRDLAIITSQGIMYSDIAEVINTISPLIIQVDLFDVYTGKNIGENKRSLAFHIIFRAPDRTLESKEVDKIFEQVVKRLEQKFGAKIRD; encoded by the coding sequence CTCAAGTTAAAGAATTTCAAGAACTCCCAATTTACCCTTCTGTCACCCGCGACTTAGCAATCATCACAAGCCAGGGCATAATGTATTCTGATATTGCCGAAGTTATAAATACCATTAGTCCACTCATTATTCAAGTTGACCTTTTTGATGTGTATACTGGCAAAAATATTGGTGAGAATAAACGATCTCTTGCTTTTCATATCATCTTCCGCGCTCCAGACAGAACACTAGAATCCAAAGAAGTGGATAAGATTTTTGAGCAGGTCGTGAAGAGGTTGGAGCAGAAATTTGGGGCGAAAATAAGAGATTAG
- the gyrB gene encoding DNA topoisomerase (ATP-hydrolyzing) subunit B — translation MSNKAKTPEYSAKQITVLEGLEPVRKRPAMYIGNTAKEGLHHLVWEVVDNGIDEAMAGFCTEIVVTLLPDSTVQVTDNGRGIPVDIHKQTKVSALEVVMTKLHAGGKFGQGGYKVSGGLHGVGVSVVNALSEYMRAEVRRDGKLYAQEYRYGKPLKKVKAVGKARGTGTTIIFKPDSKTFSVLEFDFSCILDHLRQQAYLTKGVKIIINDERSDDEKSYTFYFEGGIASYARHINRNNEPKHDNIFYIDKEQDDVRVEIALQYVNEYKESTFSFANNIFTTEGGMHLIGFRTALTRVLNAYARRQGILKEKDENLSGDDVREGLTAVISVKVKEPQFEGQTKAKLGNAEVKPIVENIFADSFNFFLEEHPRDAEAIIGKALLAAQARRAARAARDSVLRKGALEGFALPGKLADCSSKDAAKSELYIVEGDSAGGCFDGDIRVALMDGRILSFKELVAENKKGKRNYCYTINNSGTIGVGLIKNPRRTKKNVKVIKVILDNDEEVVCTPYHKFMLRDGSYIEAQNLRTDMSLMPLRRKLSKIEHRITIEGYEMIYEPKRHQWVFTHVLSDRYNLENKKYSESLGDCKHHLNFNKLNNNPENIIRMTKKEHMDLHAKMVEKTILREDIKEKCRKIHQTAEYQAKISKIMSTPEMREMLSKRAKKQWENEDYKRYMIQKFLEFYNSNQEYREKSQAILNQAQKEHWSRPENRKIQARRVEKYFNEHPEVKEKFSAIAKKQWDNPNLRKWRSGKTKEQWTSDFRARRKKAYNKIYFEHSIAFMKGVLESRGGLEKYDQERTKKGDTNLLKKETFMERFFDGDENTMLEAVENYNHKIKRIVRLKKKIDVYDLEVEGTHNFALSSGVFVHNSAKQARNRNFQAILPLRGKILNVERARLDKMLANNEIKSLIIAMGTNIGEQFDISKLRYEKVIIMTDADVDGSHISTLLLTFFYRYFPEIITKGHLYLAQPPLYRAQVGRDVRWVYSDAELEKVQKEMLAGRTKSRNPSARLRTGQKINPSATRLELADKSSSGQGKSSGEEVTQGEYTTSVSIQRYKGLGEMNPSQLWDTTMDPEFRAMKQVTVEDVEKADEVFETLMGSEVGPRKRFIQTHAKSVRNLDI, via the coding sequence ATGTCAAACAAAGCTAAAACGCCAGAATACTCCGCCAAACAAATCACCGTGCTTGAGGGTCTAGAGCCGGTTCGCAAGCGTCCAGCCATGTATATTGGCAACACCGCCAAAGAAGGCCTTCATCACCTTGTTTGGGAGGTTGTTGATAATGGCATTGATGAAGCCATGGCTGGTTTTTGTACTGAAATCGTGGTTACTCTATTGCCAGATTCCACGGTGCAGGTAACAGACAATGGTCGCGGTATTCCCGTTGATATTCATAAACAAACCAAAGTTTCGGCCCTGGAAGTTGTCATGACAAAACTTCATGCGGGTGGTAAATTTGGCCAGGGCGGTTATAAAGTTTCCGGTGGTTTACATGGCGTAGGCGTGAGCGTGGTTAATGCTTTAAGCGAATATATGCGGGCCGAGGTGAGGCGGGACGGCAAACTATACGCGCAAGAATACAGATACGGCAAACCACTAAAAAAAGTTAAAGCTGTTGGCAAAGCCAGGGGCACCGGCACAACTATTATTTTTAAACCTGATTCAAAGACTTTTTCGGTTTTAGAATTTGATTTTAGTTGTATTCTAGACCATCTTCGCCAGCAGGCATATCTTACCAAGGGCGTAAAAATCATCATTAATGATGAGCGCAGTGATGATGAGAAATCTTATACTTTTTATTTTGAGGGCGGCATTGCTTCTTATGCCCGCCATATTAACCGCAACAACGAACCAAAACATGATAATATTTTTTACATTGACAAAGAGCAGGATGATGTTCGGGTGGAAATCGCCCTTCAGTACGTCAATGAATATAAAGAATCTACTTTTTCATTTGCTAATAATATTTTTACCACTGAAGGCGGCATGCACTTAATTGGTTTTCGCACCGCTTTAACCCGGGTTTTGAATGCTTATGCCCGGCGGCAGGGGATTTTGAAAGAGAAAGATGAGAATTTGAGCGGTGATGATGTCCGCGAGGGATTGACCGCGGTGATTAGCGTTAAAGTTAAAGAGCCGCAGTTTGAAGGCCAGACCAAAGCTAAGCTAGGCAATGCCGAGGTTAAGCCGATTGTGGAAAATATTTTTGCTGACAGTTTTAATTTCTTTTTAGAAGAGCATCCCCGGGATGCCGAAGCAATTATTGGTAAAGCTCTGCTGGCGGCTCAAGCGCGCCGGGCCGCTCGTGCCGCTCGGGATTCGGTTTTACGCAAGGGCGCCCTGGAGGGATTTGCCCTGCCTGGCAAATTAGCAGATTGTTCCAGTAAAGATGCTGCTAAATCAGAGTTGTATATTGTTGAGGGTGATTCGGCTGGAGGGTGTTTCGACGGTGATATAAGGGTTGCTTTAATGGATGGTAGGATACTTAGCTTCAAGGAGCTTGTAGCCGAAAATAAAAAAGGCAAGAGGAATTATTGCTACACAATTAATAATAGTGGGACGATTGGAGTTGGCCTAATCAAAAACCCCAGAAGAACTAAGAAAAATGTTAAAGTCATCAAAGTGATTCTCGACAATGATGAAGAGGTTGTTTGTACTCCATATCATAAGTTCATGTTAAGAGACGGTAGTTATATCGAAGCCCAAAACTTGAGAACTGATATGAGTTTGATGCCTTTGCGAAGGAAGTTGTCTAAAATAGAGCACCGGATAACTATTGAGGGTTATGAAATGATTTATGAACCCAAAAGACATCAATGGGTGTTTACTCATGTGCTTTCAGATAGGTATAATTTAGAAAATAAAAAATACAGTGAATCCTTAGGCGATTGTAAGCATCATCTTAATTTTAATAAATTAAATAACAATCCAGAAAATATCATCAGGATGACCAAGAAAGAACACATGGATTTGCATGCTAAAATGGTTGAGAAAACTATCCTTCGTGAAGACATCAAAGAAAAGTGCCGAAAAATTCATCAAACTGCAGAGTACCAAGCCAAGATAAGCAAAATAATGTCCACTCCAGAAATGCGGGAAATGTTATCCAAAAGAGCCAAAAAACAATGGGAGAATGAAGATTACAAAAGATATATGATTCAAAAGTTTCTTGAATTTTACAACAGCAATCAAGAATACCGAGAAAAATCACAAGCCATACTAAACCAAGCTCAAAAAGAACATTGGTCAAGACCAGAAAATAGAAAAATACAGGCCCGAAGAGTAGAAAAATATTTTAATGAGCACCCAGAAGTTAAAGAGAAATTTAGCGCAATAGCGAAAAAACAATGGGATAACCCCAACTTGAGAAAGTGGAGAAGCGGGAAAACTAAAGAACAATGGACCTCAGATTTTAGGGCGAGAAGAAAAAAAGCGTATAATAAAATATATTTTGAGCACTCTATAGCTTTTATGAAAGGAGTTTTAGAAAGTCGGGGGGGCTTAGAGAAATATGATCAGGAAAGAACTAAAAAAGGGGACACTAACTTGCTTAAAAAGGAAACTTTCATGGAAAGATTTTTTGATGGCGATGAAAATACAATGCTTGAGGCAGTTGAAAATTATAACCACAAAATAAAAAGGATTGTTCGACTCAAGAAAAAAATAGATGTTTATGATTTAGAAGTAGAAGGTACTCATAATTTTGCGCTATCTTCAGGAGTGTTTGTTCATAATTCGGCCAAGCAAGCCCGTAATCGGAATTTCCAAGCCATCCTGCCTTTGCGGGGAAAAATTCTTAATGTAGAGCGGGCTCGGCTGGATAAGATGTTAGCCAATAATGAGATTAAATCTCTTATCATTGCCATGGGCACTAATATTGGCGAGCAGTTTGATATTTCTAAACTACGTTATGAAAAAGTTATTATTATGACTGATGCGGACGTTGATGGCTCGCACATCAGCACTTTGCTTTTGACCTTTTTCTATCGCTATTTCCCGGAAATCATTACCAAAGGCCACTTGTATCTGGCTCAACCCCCGTTGTACCGGGCGCAGGTTGGTAGAGATGTTCGCTGGGTGTATAGTGATGCGGAGCTAGAAAAGGTACAGAAGGAAATGTTGGCTGGACGCACAAAATCAAGAAATCCTTCGGCACGGCTCAGGACAGGTCAAAAAATCAACCCTTCGGCGACTCGACTTGAGCTCGCCGACAAGTCAAGCTCAGGGCAGGGAAAATCAAGCGGTGAAGAAGTAACTCAAGGCGAATATACGACTTCTGTTTCTATTCAACGTTACAAAGGCCTTGGTGAAATGAATCCCTCTCAACTTTGGGATACAACAATGGATCCGGAATTTCGGGCGATGAAGCAGGTGACAGTTGAGGACGTGGAAAAAGCTGATGAAGTTTTTGAGACCTTAATGGGCTCCGAAGTCGGCCCGCGCAAGCGGTTTATCCAAACGCACGCTAAAAGTGTGAGGAATTTGGATATTTGA
- the secE gene encoding preprotein translocase subunit SecE has protein sequence MKGISSLIEYIKDSKTELKKVTWPTRQETIKHTLMVIGVSLGVAAFLGIVDYILSTIFESFVLK, from the coding sequence ATGAAAGGCATCTCATCCCTAATAGAGTATATTAAAGATTCCAAGACAGAATTAAAAAAAGTCACTTGGCCAACCAGACAAGAGACCATCAAGCACACCCTAATGGTCATTGGCGTCAGTCTGGGCGTGGCCGCGTTTTTGGGAATTGTAGATTACATTCTCTCTACTATTTTTGAAAGTTTTGTATTGAAATAA
- the nusG gene encoding transcription termination/antitermination protein NusG gives MPKQVLQEGRRWYILHTYSGYEENVSYNLHQRIESMDMEDKIFDILVPTERRIKIKNGKRRVVEEKIFPGYVLVEMIVTDDSWYVVRNTPNVTGFVGSGTTPTPVSEVEIKAIQKRMGVEEPKYKIDVSPGSPVKIIDGPFKTFEGKVSNIDEARGKVKVLVSMFGRETPVELDFLQVKKM, from the coding sequence ATGCCTAAACAAGTTTTACAAGAAGGCCGTCGCTGGTACATTCTCCATACTTATTCTGGCTATGAAGAGAATGTTTCTTATAATCTCCACCAGAGAATCGAGTCAATGGACATGGAGGATAAAATTTTTGATATTTTAGTACCAACTGAAAGACGAATAAAAATTAAAAACGGGAAAAGGCGAGTGGTTGAAGAAAAGATTTTCCCAGGTTATGTATTGGTAGAAATGATAGTTACTGATGACTCTTGGTATGTGGTGCGCAATACTCCTAATGTTACGGGTTTTGTTGGTTCTGGCACTACGCCGACTCCTGTTTCGGAAGTTGAAATCAAAGCTATTCAGAAACGAATGGGTGTTGAAGAGCCAAAATATAAGATTGATGTTTCCCCTGGCTCGCCAGTGAAAATTATAGACGGACCGTTTAAAACTTTTGAAGGCAAGGTTTCCAATATTGATGAAGCTCGCGGCAAGGTGAAAGTGCTGGTTTCTATGTTTGGACGCGAGACGCCAGTAGAACTGGATTTTTTACAGGTTAAGAAGATGTAG
- a CDS encoding GxxExxY protein: MSEIILPKESYELMSVLFEVHNELGPIYKEKDYADTVERKLILKSIPYFRERKLSEFFPNVNIKALVPDFVIRMCIIFDAKAWRRIKDEDVRQMCRYLDQSGLPLGIVANFRRQKLEYKRIINPKRDKVRWP, translated from the coding sequence ATGAGCGAAATAATTTTACCCAAAGAAAGCTATGAGTTGATGAGTGTTTTGTTCGAGGTTCATAACGAATTAGGTCCGATTTACAAAGAGAAAGATTATGCTGATACAGTTGAAAGGAAATTAATTTTAAAAAGCATTCCATATTTCAGAGAACGAAAGTTGAGTGAATTTTTTCCAAATGTTAATATTAAAGCATTGGTCCCTGATTTCGTGATAAGGATGTGTATCATATTTGATGCCAAAGCCTGGCGGAGAATAAAAGATGAGGATGTCAGGCAAATGTGTCGTTATCTAGACCAGTCAGGTTTACCTTTAGGCATCGTTGCCAATTTTAGAAGACAGAAATTAGAGTATAAAAGAATAATTAATCCTAAAAGAGATAAGGTCAGATGGCCTTAA
- the rplK gene encoding 50S ribosomal protein L11: MSKPIKTIIKLQIPAGKANPAPPVGPALGQHGLNIQEFCVKFNDATKDKGGDVIPVEITVYGDRTYDFKLKTSPAAELIKKAAGIKKGSGKALTDKVGKITRAQLKEIAEIKMPDLNANDIDAAMRIVEGTARQMGVEIKS; this comes from the coding sequence ATGAGCAAACCAATCAAAACAATTATAAAACTCCAAATACCCGCAGGCAAAGCAAATCCCGCGCCGCCTGTTGGCCCGGCTTTGGGCCAGCACGGCCTTAATATTCAAGAGTTTTGCGTTAAATTCAATGATGCGACTAAAGATAAGGGCGGCGATGTTATCCCGGTGGAGATCACGGTCTATGGGGACCGAACTTATGATTTTAAATTAAAAACTTCACCAGCGGCCGAGCTAATCAAGAAAGCCGCTGGCATAAAAAAGGGTTCTGGCAAGGCGTTGACCGATAAGGTCGGTAAAATTACCCGCGCTCAACTTAAAGAAATTGCGGAAATAAAGATGCCGGATTTGAATGCTAATGATATTGATGCCGCCATGCGTATTGTTGAAGGTACGGCCAGACAAATGGGCGTGGAGATTAAGAGTTAA